Genomic segment of Mercurialis annua linkage group LG6, ddMerAnnu1.2, whole genome shotgun sequence:
AATTAGCCcaattttttagatttagatcacaatttttttaaatttttataggctatttgcaactaatttttcaatcattCAAGTTTATAATCACGCACGAATCTAGCTAGTTTGAATCCAAATGAGCGGACCACAAACTTGTCACCCAGATAAATTTCTCTAAAAATAATCATttgacgcttcagttcctttatcactttttacctgtctggAACAAAtgtgtttacaaatatttttttacggCATTTTTCCGCTTCCCTCCTTTTCAATCTACTATTTACATATCCATTTAATATATACGTATGTAGGTACATTATACATCCACTGAATATACTGAATATCTAATAACAACCTACAAACACATGTTtctagaaataatttttttttctattctgAACCGATAGCTGGACTATAGAGTAAGCCgcatttgatttgtttaactGTACTTTGATTTATCTTAAAAATAATCTTACTTGtgacaaacaaaaaaattgctGGCTGGATGTGTTTATGCAAGAAGCTTGTGAACATAAATTTTAAGGATACTTGAAAAGTCCTCCATTACGATGCGATGGCATTTTACAAATAACACTTCTGAGCTTCAAAcatattaaatcaaattataaaagaatTGCAAATGACAAAATTGATATTCATTGCCATAATTACAAAATCAATAATTATCCAAATCAGCATGTAATGTTTCCGTACAAAGACCCGACTGCATCTTTTGTGTGATCTGAAAATAGGTTCTTACTGTTTAGGCTCCAAaactgtttttcttttcttgggAATGACGGAAATTAGTTTACTTAGAGCGCAAGCCTGGGATATTCTTGAGCCCCATCTTGCCAAGAACCATCTTAGGAATGGCAGGAGGGTTATCGAGTCCCATGCTTCGGCTGAACTCGTTAGCCAGTTCCACAAGCCTGTATTTGTCCTTACCAACCTTACTGGAATTGTAATAACCGAGCCAGGCTTGATATGCTGCCTCTTTATTCTTCATCTCAACACGGGACAGGGCACGCTCCACCTGTTCAGTAACGTTTTAACTGTCAATACATCAACATTGGTCGTAGGGAAAACCAATCCAGCAACTTTTATTGCCATACCTGTTTCTTTGTGTCTGGTTCCACCAAAGTCTCTGAAGCTTTTGTTATTGGCAAGTCCTTTATTGAAGATAAGAAGAGTTCCTCCCAAGGTGCTAGAATTAATATGCCTAGCCCTTCTTTACCTTTACGGCCAGTTCTACCAAGTCGATGTATGTATTGCTGTCTATCAGCCGGCAAACCAATCTGCACTTGGAACAGATGTAGTTTTAACGTAAACAAATGAGCCAGAGATCCCAAACATTTGTGGAATGAATGACATGAAATGCTTAAATCCAGTTCAAATACTTTGAGTTGTCAAGATTTgtgcataaaatataaaatgtttgccttttgtaaaagtttattGTATGAATAGTAGTTTTAAAAAATGCAACCAATACCTGTATGACAAGTGTTACATCAGGATAGTCAACTCCTCGTGCCGATACATCAGAAGTCACAAGTATAAGGCCCTTCGACTTTCGGAACTCATCAGAAACCCTAGTCCTATAACTCTGTGGCTTTCTTGAATGGATCTCTCTAACATTCATTTTCAGTTCAGCAAATAGGTTAGCCATCATTCTTGTGACCATAGCAGTTGTGCAAAATACAAGAACCTGTGCAAGCAAAAGGCAAGATTACATCAATTCAAGATTGGTGTAAGATGGCTTAAAGAAGTATTATAATCTCAATCAAACTCTAAAAAACAATACACCATAAGAACTTCTACAAGCATAGAAGTCATATGGCACAAGTAAATGCAATGGAAAGATTTAAATCTAAATAGGCATTCATTACTGGCTTCAAAGCATACCTTATAGTCAGGGTTATCTGCAATATGATCCTTAAGAAGAACATATAATAGAGAAAAATGCCTGTCTAATGGAGCAATCATATGCGTCTGTCTCACCTAAAATACTCATAAAGTTAGACTCAGATATAATAAAGAGAATAAGATAATTAAACCACAAAGAAGCCTACCTTTGCATGTGTCTCATCTGATCCCTCTTCAACTGTATTGATGAATTCATGATCTCTTCGCAAAGCAATGTGACAAATTTGACGAACCTTCAGATCAAACAGGCACATCAGAAATATTATTCAGCATGCAGACATGTTAAAATACAACATAAGCAAAATAATACCTCTTCAGGAACTGTTGCAGAAAAAAGAAGAGTCTGTCGTTGCTTGGGAACAGCACTAATTATTCTCTCGATGTCTTTACGAAATCCCATGTCTAGCAAATGATCAGCTTCATCAAGTACAAGGACCTTGACACCCATCAGCCTTGTTGCAAATCCAGCAGTATTCTCAATATGGTCTTTGAGCCGTCCAGGTGTAGCAACAAGAATCTGTAAATTTCATGTGTGAGTGGTGTAACAATGTCTAGCAACAAATAATGCCTGGTATTTGTTCCAGCCCATATTCAGGGTCATAAGTAACAATCAAATTGGATTATGTCTTGGACTGGAAGTACCATATTGAACAAACGAATTGGAGTTCAAATTATAGCCTCAAATCTAAAGAGACCAGCCTACGCAATTTGACAATATATCAAACAGTTCACGGCATCGTACTTTTTTCATATATAATCTGGGAAAGCGTTGGTAAAGTCTGTACATGATAGTTTATGCttaattaactttattttatcAATGAAAATCTCACCTGGCATGGGTtagcttgcatttgtttctgtTCAAGAGCAAGTCTGGTACCTCCAATCACAACTTGAGCACCGATAGAAGGATGATACTTCAGTAGAGTCTTTGCTTCTGTTGCAGCCTGACTTGCAAGTTCCCGAGTTGGGCAAATAACAAGCACCAAAATTGGAGGTCGCTTTTGGTCGCGACCAGGAGGAGGAGATTTTACAATAATTTCGATTGATGGAAGCTGATGAGAGAGAGATAGAGAGAGCATCAAATAAAGctcaaataattttttgtatCTTACAATATCTCAAATGACTCTATGATCCCCAAGTCCAGTTTGAATGATGGCTGATATTTACAATTTACAAAGCTCCCTAATAGATTACCAAGGAAGAAATTAATGGCCATAGTTACAAGGTCCCCATTATTGTAGACACATAAACAGTggtaaaaaattcataattctCACTTTTAACTTATCAAAAGAGCCACGCCTTcataaagaaaatgaaaaaaaaaaatagtacccATACGCGTGCGTTTCAGTTATCTTGTGCTGCTATCTTTACTATCTAAATCTTAACAATTTTTACTGGCTTACTGGCTGTCTATCAGAAGATAAGATCTAATGATATTAACTAATAAGTTCTTGGATCAGAAGTCTCCCAGAAGGTAGTGTGCCATCGTGTTATAATGCATACTCAAAAGAATGTATCTTACCAAAAATGCTACAGTTTTTCCAGTGCCTGTTCTAGCCTTAGCAAGAACATCCTTACCTGGAAAAAGAAACCAACATGTAAGTATATTGTTCAGGACAAGTAAGCAACACAATGGAAAAGAGTAGAAACAGAAATGAGGACAAGTATAAGATGAGAGTCAGCTGCAAAGAAAGATGGCAAGTTCATCATCACTGCACTGATAGAAAAGATATTGCATTTTTACCCTAAAGAGTATCCAAACAAAATGAAGAAGATTTAAATGCTGCTTATCCCAATTAGTCTTTATTGAGATGGGCACACTACTCTAAAAATGCGATGTGATATACAGGGGGAAAGCAAGATCAAACAATTATCCAACTGAAGTTCTCATATACTTTCATGAAGAATAATCCAATTTACAAGTGATAAAAAACAATACATAAACTAAGATCTTCTCGCACTACACAGTTCAGCAACAGTCAACAGAACACAAGCATGCAGATTATATCAGTTGCAGCCTaactagaaaaaaaaaattcctgtAGCATTTGTTATCTTAAGAAACAAAAtacacaaacaaataaaaaccagACAAAATAGGAAAGGTGTGAACCTTTTAGTATAAGGGGAAGAGTGGCCTCCTGAACAACAGTCAATTTCTCATATCCTGCATCCTTAATTCCTTTCAATGACAAAGGAGAAACCGAGCACTGATCAAATCTGCAGGCAAATTAATAGAAAACAAAATGTTAATAAGGCAAAATTCAACTAATCAAGCATAAGCAAATACACAGAGACAAACAAAAGAATGGTACCTAGATTCGCTTAAATAAGTTTCCGAATTCCCAGTCGAAGTGGGCCTATCTTTCGTTAACCCTACTGCAGAAGATGCATTTAAAGTAACCTCACCATCCGAATCATCAGTCTGCTCGTCGTCATCCACCAAACCCCTAATTAACTCCTTCCTATCATCCTCATCCTTGTGAAGAAACACCCTTTTCTCCCTCAATGGTTCATTCTTCGCATCTCTTCTTCTAATTCCACTCCTAAAATTACCATTCCCGTCCTCCTTCCGCCGCGAATTAAACTTCTCCTCCCTATCAAAACCACTACCATTCCTCGAATTCTTCGGAAACGAATCACCTTTACTACCCCTAACTTTCCTAACCCTATCATTACCATTACTACCAAACTCATCAGATGTATTTTCCCTTCTTCTCTTCATATCACCTCTACTAGATTCCGACTCGTCTTCACTGCTACTAACTTTACTAAGAAACGAACTCTTATTCAACTCGCTAACCCAGTTACTCAGTTCCTCCTCGTCTTCAATTAAACTCTTTGACGGCCTATTCTCCGAGCTTGCCCGACTAGGCCGAAGCGGCCGAGTTGAGAATCGGCGGGCGGTTTGTTGGGAGTCGAAATGAGAGGCGAACCGGATATGTTTGAGTCTGAAATGAAAGAACCGAGAGAAAATGGAAACGGGTCGACCGGAGTTGTTACTGATGGGTGGGCATGATTTGAGGAGAGGGAAACGGGTTACCGGAAGAGACGAGTTTATGCAGCGGAGCTGGGAAAGAAGCATAGCGAAGGGAAAAAATGGAGACGAAGATATGAGGGTTTATAAAGGGTTTCTTGTTGGTTTTGGTTTTGAGATAGGGTTTAAGCGGACATACAAGGGTACGTTTGTAAATAGATGGGAAATCTGTGAGTGTTCTAAAACGCGCCGTTTTTGTGGGCTTTTGGACTATGTGTGCATGGTTGTTTCCTCACGTATGAAATGTTCATGAGTCGGGCTTGGACATGGTTAGCTTTTCTAAATACAAATCTAAGCTGGGCTCGAGCCCcatttaaattctaaattggatcttttataaaaatatttattttcaactaACTGTTTGTAAAAAGGGCTTATTACCCAATATACCTAAATTTGGCCCAAGTTTACTTTTATACCGGTCCAATCTAAAGTTTACTTTTCATACCGTTCAAAATCAGAATTCTAACCTAATTgctttaaattattactttgtTACCGTTTTTTGCTTTTCCTCTTTGATTTTGgtggtttcttcttcttctccgcgAATCCAGCTCTGTTCCTCCACGATCTTCGCGATTCGAAGCACTGGTGCTCCACGTTCTTACTCATTTGCTTCCATTATTTCATCTGTGTAAGTTTTCTTTTCCATTATCTTcatgattttgttttttcactTATAACAAGTTTTCTTCTTCAGTTTCTCCACGATCTTAttccttcgcttccgccgttccgctTCCGTCGTTCCATCTCTGTCGTTTCGCCTCCGTCGTTCCAcctttgtctcgccgcgccgtctttcttttatctttttgattttagatctgaattttttttttcattttcagatctgtaatttgtttatcttttaatgtttattcaccattaaacgtgtataaaaagtatctttaaagaatctaatacttatttcatattatgtaaaataagtttgtgattttatgtaataaaattctgttatttctgtattttttggtgttttgttgtatttctgtgttttttttaattctgcagaacgatttgttgatga
This window contains:
- the LOC126687064 gene encoding DEAD-box ATP-dependent RNA helicase 31-like, producing MLLSQLRCINSSLPVTRFPLLKSCPPISNNSGRPVSIFSRFFHFRLKHIRFASHFDSQQTARRFSTRPLRPSRASSENRPSKSLIEDEEELSNWVSELNKSSFLSKVSSSEDESESSRGDMKRRRENTSDEFGSNGNDRVRKVRGSKGDSFPKNSRNGSGFDREEKFNSRRKEDGNGNFRSGIRRRDAKNEPLREKRVFLHKDEDDRKELIRGLVDDDEQTDDSDGEVTLNASSAVGLTKDRPTSTGNSETYLSESRFDQCSVSPLSLKGIKDAGYEKLTVVQEATLPLILKGKDVLAKARTGTGKTVAFLLPSIEIIVKSPPPGRDQKRPPILVLVICPTRELASQAATEAKTLLKYHPSIGAQVVIGGTRLALEQKQMQANPCQILVATPGRLKDHIENTAGFATRLMGVKVLVLDEADHLLDMGFRKDIERIISAVPKQRQTLLFSATVPEEVRQICHIALRRDHEFINTVEEGSDETHAKVRQTHMIAPLDRHFSLLYVLLKDHIADNPDYKVLVFCTTAMVTRMMANLFAELKMNVREIHSRKPQSYRTRVSDEFRKSKGLILVTSDVSARGVDYPDVTLVIQIGLPADRQQYIHRLGRTGRKGKEGLGILILAPWEELFLSSIKDLPITKASETLVEPDTKKQVERALSRVEMKNKEAAYQAWLGYYNSSKVGKDKYRLVELANEFSRSMGLDNPPAIPKMVLGKMGLKNIPGLRSK